Proteins co-encoded in one Marinitoga sp. 38H-ov genomic window:
- the rpsB gene encoding 30S ribosomal protein S2, with protein MSVISMKQLLEAGVHFGHRTRRWNPKMKPYIFTERKGIYIIDLQKSLKAVEEAYEFVRDQASQGKVLLFVGTKKQAQQITEEEAKRAGAYYVNNRWLGGLLTNFPTIKKRIKKLEELDEYVNSEEFEKLPKKEQSKIKKVYDKLNKNLGGLRGMKRIPDFIFLVDPRKEQIAIAEANMLGIPIIALVDTNCDPDPIDIVIPGNDDAIRAIKLIASKIADAYIEGREGRMGEETPEEKEEVVDDVEEVTKAKVEAEEKYGEIIEEDEE; from the coding sequence ATGTCAGTTATTAGCATGAAACAACTTTTAGAAGCTGGGGTTCACTTTGGTCACAGAACAAGAAGATGGAACCCTAAAATGAAACCATACATTTTCACAGAAAGAAAAGGTATTTATATTATTGATTTACAAAAATCATTAAAAGCAGTAGAAGAAGCATATGAATTTGTAAGAGATCAAGCTTCACAAGGTAAAGTGTTATTATTTGTTGGGACAAAAAAACAAGCACAACAAATAACAGAGGAGGAAGCAAAAAGAGCAGGAGCATATTATGTAAACAACAGGTGGTTAGGTGGATTATTAACAAACTTCCCAACTATCAAGAAAAGAATTAAAAAATTAGAAGAATTAGATGAATATGTAAATTCTGAAGAATTTGAAAAATTACCTAAAAAGGAACAAAGTAAAATCAAGAAAGTATACGATAAATTAAATAAAAACCTTGGTGGTTTAAGGGGTATGAAAAGAATTCCAGATTTTATTTTCTTAGTTGATCCTAGAAAAGAACAAATAGCTATAGCTGAAGCAAATATGTTAGGTATTCCAATTATTGCTTTAGTTGATACAAACTGTGATCCAGATCCAATTGATATTGTAATTCCTGGAAATGATGATGCTATAAGAGCAATAAAATTAATTGCATCTAAGATTGCTGATGCATATATTGAAGGAAGAGAAGGAAGAATGGGAGAAGAAACTCCTGAAGAAAAAGAAGAAGTTGTAGATGATGTAGAAGAAGTTACAAAAGCTAAAGTGGAGGCTGAAGAAAAATACGGAGAAATTATTGAAGAAGATGAAGAATAA
- a CDS encoding RluA family pseudouridine synthase: protein MEESFLVTNRENGWRLDKYVVEKVPDWISRTYVQKAIKQGQIIVNGDLKKPSYKLKNGEVVTIEVPDKPPSIEVLPEDIPLNIIYEDKDIIIVNKPPNMIVHPVFNKVTGTLVNALLYHCKDLQGIGGELRPGIVHRLDKDTSGAIVIAKNDLAHQSLSKQFKDRKTKKTYIALVKGHLNKKTGEINQPLGRHPNIRIKMAVVPGGKESITQYKIIKEFKSGSLAWINLKTGRTHQIRVHFKYIGHPLFGDEIYGTSDIDLGINRQMLHALKLGLFHPRTNEWMEFVASIPDDFKKAIITLSK, encoded by the coding sequence GTGGAAGAAAGTTTTTTAGTAACGAATAGAGAAAATGGATGGAGATTAGATAAATATGTTGTAGAAAAAGTTCCTGATTGGATTTCTAGAACATATGTACAAAAAGCAATAAAACAAGGACAAATTATTGTAAATGGTGATTTAAAGAAACCTTCGTATAAATTAAAAAACGGAGAAGTTGTTACAATTGAGGTACCAGATAAACCGCCATCTATTGAAGTATTACCTGAAGATATTCCATTAAATATTATATATGAAGATAAAGATATTATTATAGTAAATAAACCTCCAAATATGATTGTTCATCCTGTATTTAATAAGGTTACCGGAACATTGGTTAATGCTCTATTGTATCATTGTAAGGATTTACAAGGGATTGGTGGAGAATTAAGACCAGGTATTGTACATAGATTGGATAAAGATACATCAGGGGCTATAGTTATAGCAAAAAATGATTTAGCTCATCAATCATTGAGCAAACAGTTTAAAGATAGAAAAACAAAAAAAACATATATAGCATTGGTTAAAGGCCATTTGAATAAAAAAACAGGTGAAATAAATCAACCGCTTGGGAGACATCCAAATATCAGAATAAAAATGGCTGTTGTTCCTGGTGGAAAAGAATCAATAACTCAATATAAGATAATAAAAGAGTTTAAGAGTGGATCGTTGGCTTGGATTAATTTAAAGACTGGACGTACTCATCAGATCAGAGTACATTTTAAATATATAGGACATCCACTATTTGGAGATGAGATTTATGGTACTTCTGATATTGATTTAGGGATTAATAGGCAAATGTTACATGCATTAAAATTAGGATTATTTCATCCACGTACAAATGAATGGATGGAGTTTGTAGCATCTATACCTGATGATTTTAAAAAAGCTATTATAACATTGTCAAAATAA
- the plsX gene encoding phosphate acyltransferase PlsX — MSRKAKIGLDLFGGDNAPHSNLEGAIFALKNNFLEELYLIGGDESLEIPKELKNRIKLIKAENLVDNHTKPTEVIKLKNSSIYIGNEMMKNGELDAFVSAGNTGALLAAGTFITGRIKGITRPALVIPLPGKGGKPRVLVDGGANAELKPIHFLDLAKEGIAFAKFLGIDNPKVYILNIGTEESKGTKLVKEAAEHLSSDERINYMGFIEGRDIFENNIDVIVTDGFTGNNMLKTIEGTAYYILSELKEKVSNGGILTKIGALLMKKSLKGLKSSLDYRQYGGTFFLGINGILIKAHGSSDSEAIANALSVANKATEEKIVDKIKEML, encoded by the coding sequence ATGTCTAGAAAAGCCAAAATAGGCTTAGATTTATTCGGCGGAGATAACGCGCCCCACTCGAATTTAGAGGGCGCGATTTTTGCTTTAAAAAACAACTTTCTAGAGGAATTGTATTTAATTGGGGGAGACGAAAGTTTAGAAATACCTAAGGAATTAAAAAATAGAATAAAGCTTATTAAGGCAGAGAATTTGGTTGATAATCATACCAAACCTACAGAAGTTATTAAATTAAAGAATAGTTCTATATATATAGGAAATGAAATGATGAAAAATGGTGAGTTAGATGCTTTTGTGAGTGCTGGGAATACAGGAGCATTGCTCGCTGCTGGTACATTTATTACTGGAAGAATTAAAGGTATAACAAGACCTGCATTAGTAATACCATTACCTGGTAAAGGGGGAAAACCTAGGGTTTTAGTAGATGGAGGTGCTAATGCAGAATTAAAGCCAATTCATTTTTTAGATTTAGCAAAAGAGGGAATTGCCTTCGCTAAATTTCTAGGAATTGATAATCCAAAGGTATATATACTAAATATAGGTACAGAAGAAAGTAAAGGGACAAAATTAGTAAAAGAAGCAGCTGAACATTTATCTAGTGATGAAAGAATAAATTATATGGGATTTATAGAAGGAAGAGATATTTTCGAAAATAATATTGATGTTATTGTTACTGATGGGTTTACTGGTAATAACATGTTAAAAACTATAGAAGGAACCGCATATTATATATTATCAGAATTAAAAGAAAAAGTATCTAATGGCGGTATTTTAACTAAAATAGGAGCTCTTTTAATGAAAAAATCATTAAAAGGTTTAAAATCCAGTTTAGACTATAGACAATATGGTGGAACATTTTTTTTAGGAATTAATGGGATATTAATAAAAGCTCATGGTTCTTCAGATAGCGAAGCTATTGCTAATGCATTATCCGTTGCAAATAAAGCAACAGAAGAGAAAATAGTTGATAAAATTAAGGAAATGTTGTAA
- a CDS encoding SpoIIE family protein phosphatase yields MDKATLYGLEIYNFLNEKLKYYNDEPKDLHEIRDRVKYLIDVLFNESETYRTQLEEFSLQLEAQVEELSKLYEELTAVLDIGKMLHMAIDPRTAIEEVLERIRDIISFDDILVGEFSDFPPQKDFKILHAELKNINFEKVVEIIDVLKKSNKIKPIILERDPILNNEVPIMFIPIESKMKIWGFFLFYGSKKGIFTAGNRKIMESIAEQIAFSYDTLNYLNEKIEKEKLAEQLRIASEIQKSLLPSEIPEFRELDIEAFYRPAYDIGGDYYDVVDLGEKVFMVLADVSGKSVPAALIMTSFRSILRYELEKNEDLTSIVTNLNNYISKEIPQDRFVTAIFIMFDIKNKKIEMINCGHNPTIIYKDGELLSFEAEYMPIGIMDGFIFESQELSYNNEISFVLYTDGITEARNKNIEEFGLDKLIEIFKNNKDKSSKEITKIIIDELDKFVGEASQHDDTTIMIIKSIL; encoded by the coding sequence ATGGATAAAGCCACCCTATATGGATTAGAAATATATAATTTTTTAAATGAAAAATTAAAGTATTATAATGATGAACCTAAAGATCTTCATGAAATAAGGGATCGAGTAAAATATTTAATAGATGTATTATTTAATGAAAGTGAAACATATAGGACTCAGCTAGAAGAGTTTTCTTTGCAATTAGAAGCTCAGGTTGAGGAATTGTCTAAATTATACGAAGAACTTACTGCTGTTTTGGATATTGGGAAAATGCTTCATATGGCGATAGATCCAAGGACAGCTATTGAAGAAGTATTGGAAAGAATTAGGGATATAATATCTTTTGATGATATACTTGTAGGTGAATTTTCTGATTTTCCTCCACAAAAAGATTTTAAAATATTACATGCTGAATTAAAAAATATTAATTTTGAAAAAGTTGTAGAAATAATAGATGTTCTTAAAAAGAGTAATAAAATAAAACCGATAATTTTAGAAAGAGATCCTATTTTAAATAATGAAGTTCCTATAATGTTTATACCGATAGAATCCAAAATGAAAATTTGGGGTTTTTTCTTATTTTATGGATCAAAAAAAGGTATATTTACCGCAGGTAATAGAAAAATAATGGAATCTATTGCCGAGCAAATAGCTTTTAGTTATGATACTTTAAATTATTTAAATGAAAAAATAGAGAAAGAAAAACTTGCAGAGCAATTGAGAATAGCTTCAGAAATACAAAAGTCATTATTGCCAAGCGAAATTCCTGAATTTAGAGAACTTGACATAGAAGCTTTTTATAGGCCGGCGTATGATATTGGTGGAGATTATTATGATGTTGTAGATTTGGGAGAAAAAGTATTTATGGTTTTAGCTGATGTTTCTGGCAAAAGCGTACCTGCTGCATTAATTATGACATCATTTAGATCAATATTGCGTTATGAATTAGAGAAAAATGAAGACTTAACATCAATAGTGACCAATTTAAATAATTATATTTCAAAAGAAATTCCTCAGGATAGATTTGTTACTGCAATTTTTATAATGTTTGATATAAAAAATAAAAAAATTGAAATGATAAATTGTGGGCATAATCCAACAATAATATATAAAGATGGTGAGCTTCTTTCGTTTGAAGCAGAATATATGCCAATAGGAATTATGGACGGATTTATTTTTGAAAGTCAAGAATTAAGTTATAATAATGAAATAAGTTTTGTTTTATATACTGATGGTATAACTGAAGCAAGAAATAAAAATATAGAGGAATTTGGGTTAGATAAATTGATAGAGATATTTAAAAATAATAAAGATAAATCATCTAAAGAAATTACTAAAATTATTATTGATGAATTAGATAAATTTGTTGGAGAAGCATCTCAACATGATGATACAACAATAATGATAATAAAATCAATATTATAA
- the rpmF gene encoding 50S ribosomal protein L32: MAVPKQKTSRTRTHRRRAANLYKAIKVNVSKCPNCGEPKLPHRVCLNCGYYNGKQILEIGE, encoded by the coding sequence ATGGCTGTACCAAAGCAAAAAACATCAAGAACTAGAACACACAGAAGAAGAGCAGCAAATTTATACAAAGCAATTAAAGTAAATGTATCAAAATGTCCAAATTGTGGTGAACCAAAACTCCCCCACAGGGTTTGTTTGAACTGTGGATATTATAATGGAAAACAAATATTAGAAATAGGAGAATAA
- a CDS encoding response regulator — protein sequence MSKKILIVDDSDVLRKILSFNFQKEGFEVFEAKDGEEGIKKIKEISPDAVCLDIMMPKMDGFTVLKKLKEENISLPILVLTAKGGEEDEKLAISLGAFKVATKPFSPKNIVDIIKQAVGGNG from the coding sequence ATGTCAAAAAAAATACTTATTGTTGATGATTCTGATGTGTTAAGAAAAATATTGTCCTTTAATTTTCAAAAAGAAGGATTTGAAGTATTTGAAGCTAAAGATGGTGAAGAAGGAATAAAAAAAATAAAAGAAATTAGTCCAGATGCTGTTTGTTTGGATATTATGATGCCAAAGATGGATGGGTTTACTGTATTGAAAAAATTAAAAGAAGAAAATATCTCTTTACCTATTTTGGTTTTAACGGCAAAAGGTGGAGAAGAAGATGAAAAACTTGCAATATCTCTCGGTGCTTTTAAAGTTGCTACAAAACCATTTAGCCCTAAAAATATTGTAGATATTATTAAACAGGCGGTGGGGGGGAATGGATAA
- a CDS encoding protein-glutamate O-methyltransferase CheR, translated as MNENSLYNSPYNDNEYVWLLENIAKHFQLDLRGYKQHRVRRRIDMIMRKYSYNSYKDYFNDLKKDSKLWDEFLDKLTINVTEFFRNPEKWNYLKKEILPRILKESGSKTKIWSAGCSTGEEPYTHAILLEELNAPKTVKVLATDLDKFVIEKAKKGIYTERSLVNVSEDLKKKYFRKSDNNNYEILSFVKNRVIFKQHNLLMDPFESNVDLISCRNVVIYFDMEAKNNLYKNFVKSLRVGGVLFVGSTERIFNYKSLGLEVIEPFFYQKVKE; from the coding sequence ATGAACGAAAACAGCTTATATAATTCACCATATAATGATAACGAGTATGTATGGTTATTAGAAAATATTGCAAAACATTTTCAATTGGATTTAAGAGGATATAAACAACATAGAGTAAGAAGAAGAATAGATATGATTATGAGAAAATATTCGTATAATAGCTATAAAGATTATTTTAATGATTTGAAAAAAGATTCGAAATTATGGGATGAATTTTTAGATAAATTAACCATAAATGTAACAGAATTCTTTAGAAATCCTGAAAAATGGAATTATTTAAAAAAAGAAATTTTACCTAGAATTTTAAAAGAGAGTGGATCAAAAACAAAAATTTGGAGTGCAGGTTGTTCTACTGGCGAAGAACCATATACACACGCTATTTTATTGGAAGAATTAAATGCCCCTAAGACCGTTAAAGTTTTAGCAACTGATTTGGACAAATTTGTTATAGAAAAAGCTAAAAAAGGTATTTATACAGAGCGTTCTTTGGTGAATGTTTCTGAAGATTTAAAGAAAAAATATTTTAGAAAATCTGACAATAACAATTATGAAATATTATCATTTGTAAAAAATAGAGTAATTTTTAAACAACATAACTTATTAATGGATCCATTTGAAAGTAATGTGGATTTGATATCATGTAGAAATGTAGTAATATATTTTGATATGGAAGCAAAAAATAATTTATATAAGAATTTTGTTAAATCGTTGAGAGTTGGTGGAGTTTTATTTGTTGGATCAACAGAGAGAATATTTAATTATAAAAGTTTAGGGCTAGAAGTTATAGAACCATTCTTTTATCAAAAAGTAAAGGAATAA
- a CDS encoding YebC/PmpR family DNA-binding transcriptional regulator — MSGHNKWANIKHRKAAQDAKRSKIFTKLIRELTVAAKEGGADPESNPRLRTAIEKAKEANMPKDKIDAAIKKGAGGTEADSYVEIMYEGYGPAGVAIIMRALTDNKNRAAQEVRHILSKHGGSLAESGAVAWNFERKGLIEIPKEEVADLDEFMMTALDAGAEDVVEDENIQVIASPDDMAQVRDTLKDNGFSVKASLTYIPKTTVKISGSDAEKMLKLMDALEDSDDIQEVFANFEIDDEEMERLAQNM, encoded by the coding sequence ATGTCAGGGCATAACAAATGGGCAAATATTAAACACAGAAAAGCAGCCCAAGATGCTAAAAGATCAAAGATTTTTACTAAATTAATTAGAGAATTAACAGTAGCAGCTAAAGAGGGTGGAGCTGATCCAGAATCAAATCCGAGGTTAAGAACTGCTATTGAAAAGGCAAAAGAAGCAAATATGCCAAAAGATAAGATTGATGCAGCTATTAAAAAAGGAGCTGGAGGGACAGAAGCAGATTCTTACGTAGAAATTATGTATGAAGGTTATGGCCCAGCTGGAGTTGCTATAATTATGAGGGCACTAACTGATAATAAAAACAGAGCAGCTCAAGAAGTAAGACATATTCTTTCAAAACATGGTGGAAGTTTAGCTGAAAGTGGAGCTGTTGCATGGAATTTCGAAAGGAAAGGATTAATTGAAATTCCTAAAGAAGAAGTAGCCGACTTAGATGAATTTATGATGACAGCTTTAGATGCTGGAGCAGAAGATGTTGTGGAAGATGAAAATATTCAAGTAATAGCTTCACCTGATGATATGGCTCAAGTTAGAGATACTTTAAAAGATAATGGTTTTTCAGTGAAAGCATCTTTAACTTATATACCAAAAACAACAGTAAAAATTTCTGGTTCAGATGCAGAAAAAATGTTAAAATTAATGGATGCATTAGAAGATAGTGATGATATTCAAGAAGTTTTTGCTAACTTTGAAATAGATGATGAGGAAATGGAAAGATTAGCACAAAATATGTAA
- a CDS encoding DUF177 domain-containing protein yields MKVEKNLNDKLRDTKLIYDLDKIEEKEEFAFQLDWGKIDTPEGLFNIIDKVDVRFYIEKNSEGFLIKGNVKTKLELECSRCLNKYNQNIIGEIEAYYINSKLSDKYTKNEKLDSLDNIIFFDESKVDVTDRIIESILMEIPEKPLCGEDCKGLCAVCGIDLNENPDHKHEEEYIDPRFAKLLDIFNEEK; encoded by the coding sequence ATGAAAGTTGAAAAAAATTTGAATGATAAATTGAGGGATACTAAATTAATATATGACTTAGATAAGATTGAAGAAAAAGAAGAATTTGCCTTTCAGTTGGATTGGGGTAAAATAGATACGCCAGAAGGGTTGTTTAATATAATAGATAAGGTTGATGTGAGATTTTATATTGAAAAAAATTCCGAAGGATTTTTAATAAAAGGAAATGTGAAAACTAAGTTAGAATTAGAATGTTCAAGATGTTTAAATAAATATAATCAAAATATAATAGGTGAAATAGAAGCTTATTATATAAATAGTAAGTTATCAGATAAATATACAAAAAATGAAAAATTAGATTCATTAGATAATATTATTTTTTTTGATGAATCTAAAGTGGATGTAACAGATAGGATCATAGAATCAATATTAATGGAAATTCCTGAAAAACCGTTATGTGGTGAAGATTGTAAAGGACTATGTGCAGTATGTGGTATTGATTTAAATGAAAATCCTGATCATAAGCATGAAGAAGAATATATAGATCCAAGGTTTGCAAAATTATTGGATATATTTAATGAAGAAAAATAA
- the glmS gene encoding glutamine--fructose-6-phosphate transaminase (isomerizing), which yields MCGIVGVVGKENIKVKDVVLGLKKLEYRGYDSAGIAFSKNGHVELVKSTGKIINLQNELNDKLEENIKIGIAHTRWATHGGVTDVNAHPHTDCTGKIALVHNGIIENFQELREELIEKGHVFKSETDTEVIAHLVEEYYNGDLFEAVLKAIKRLDGAYAIGVIHTDENKIVSVRKGSPLVVAYNNDYAFLASDITPIIKYTKNVYFMNDNEIALLEPGNITFFNINGEKIEKNSVYINWDEQAAEKGGYDHFMLKEINEQPEALKAAITGRIKDGKPLLSELDNLNEFISKELKKIYIVACGTSYHAGLTFKYFMNRYSKIDVDIEVASEFRYMNPHVDENTLVLAISQSGETIDTLEGIRIAKEKGAKVITISNVFGSTIPRESHGAIYMNTGPEIGVAATKTYTAQIAILYAVGAKIIELTQGLNEEIIEILKGIEKMPEIYKEVLNLNERTKELAREYVNYQHMMYIGRGFGFPTALEGALKLKEISYIHAAGYQAGELKHGPIALLDEQFPVFAIIPKDSLYEKMKSNLMESKARNANIIAITTNGNKEIEQLTNEYLFVPETHESLYPLVMAPIIQMFAYNVAILRKLDPDKPRNLAKSVTVE from the coding sequence ATGTGTGGAATTGTGGGAGTTGTTGGGAAGGAAAATATTAAAGTAAAAGATGTAGTATTAGGATTAAAAAAATTAGAATATAGAGGATACGACTCAGCGGGGATTGCTTTTTCAAAGAATGGTCATGTTGAATTGGTAAAAAGTACAGGCAAAATAATAAATTTACAAAATGAATTGAATGATAAGTTAGAAGAAAATATAAAAATAGGTATTGCTCATACAAGATGGGCAACGCATGGAGGAGTAACAGACGTAAATGCTCATCCTCATACAGATTGTACAGGTAAAATAGCGTTAGTTCATAATGGTATAATAGAAAATTTTCAAGAATTAAGGGAAGAATTAATAGAAAAAGGGCATGTATTTAAATCAGAAACTGATACTGAAGTAATAGCACATTTAGTTGAAGAATATTATAATGGAGACTTATTTGAAGCTGTTCTAAAGGCTATAAAAAGATTAGATGGTGCGTATGCAATTGGAGTAATACATACAGATGAAAATAAAATCGTATCTGTTAGAAAAGGAAGCCCATTAGTAGTGGCTTATAATAATGATTATGCATTTTTAGCTTCTGATATAACACCTATAATAAAATATACAAAGAACGTGTATTTTATGAATGATAATGAAATAGCATTATTAGAACCAGGAAATATAACATTTTTTAATATAAATGGAGAAAAAATAGAAAAAAATTCAGTATATATAAACTGGGATGAACAAGCAGCTGAAAAAGGTGGATATGATCATTTCATGTTAAAAGAAATTAATGAACAACCAGAGGCATTAAAAGCTGCTATAACAGGTAGAATAAAAGATGGGAAACCATTATTATCTGAATTAGATAATTTAAATGAATTTATTTCAAAAGAATTAAAAAAGATATATATAGTAGCTTGTGGCACAAGTTATCATGCAGGATTAACATTTAAGTATTTTATGAATAGATATTCCAAGATAGATGTTGATATAGAAGTAGCTTCTGAATTTAGATATATGAATCCGCATGTAGATGAAAATACATTGGTACTAGCTATATCTCAATCAGGTGAAACTATAGATACATTAGAGGGAATAAGAATAGCAAAAGAAAAAGGAGCAAAAGTAATAACAATAAGTAATGTTTTTGGATCTACAATTCCTAGAGAATCTCATGGGGCAATATATATGAATACAGGACCAGAAATAGGGGTAGCTGCAACTAAAACATATACTGCACAAATAGCAATATTATATGCAGTAGGCGCAAAGATAATAGAATTAACTCAGGGGTTAAACGAAGAAATAATCGAAATTTTAAAAGGTATAGAAAAAATGCCTGAAATATATAAAGAAGTATTGAATTTAAATGAGAGAACTAAGGAATTGGCAAGAGAATATGTAAATTATCAACATATGATGTATATTGGAAGAGGCTTTGGATTTCCTACTGCATTAGAAGGAGCATTAAAATTAAAAGAAATAAGTTATATACATGCGGCAGGTTATCAAGCAGGTGAGTTAAAACATGGCCCAATAGCCTTATTAGACGAACAGTTCCCAGTTTTTGCTATAATTCCTAAAGATTCATTGTATGAAAAGATGAAATCTAATTTGATGGAATCAAAAGCAAGAAATGCTAATATAATAGCTATAACTACAAATGGGAATAAAGAAATAGAGCAATTGACAAATGAATATTTATTTGTTCCTGAAACTCATGAATCTCTATATCCGTTAGTAATGGCACCGATAATTCAAATGTTTGCATATAATGTAGCGATATTAAGAAAATTAGATCCTGATAAACCTAGAAATTTAGCTAAAAGTGTTACAGTAGAGTAA
- the lspA gene encoding signal peptidase II — translation MDWLIPLIMLFDQIIKKITQEYLSGKTINILGDFLSLTYVKNTGIAFGMFQGYSFLHGIISTIVVTIIWVFRKNYLSKENSILFDLSTVFIIGGALGNIYDRIRFNYVVDTFSVKYFSVFNVADSFVTIGGILLAIYYYKRSKYPWKKVF, via the coding sequence ATGGATTGGTTAATTCCATTAATTATGCTTTTTGATCAAATAATAAAAAAGATTACTCAAGAATATTTAAGTGGGAAAACCATTAATATTTTAGGAGATTTTTTATCTTTAACATATGTAAAAAATACAGGAATAGCTTTTGGAATGTTTCAAGGTTATTCTTTTTTACATGGTATTATTTCTACCATAGTTGTTACTATTATATGGGTTTTTAGAAAAAATTATTTATCTAAAGAAAATTCTATATTATTTGATTTATCTACGGTTTTTATTATAGGCGGTGCACTGGGGAATATATATGATAGAATAAGGTTTAATTATGTAGTTGACACGTTTAGTGTAAAATATTTTTCAGTTTTTAATGTTGCAGATTCTTTTGTGACTATAGGTGGAATACTCTTAGCTATTTATTATTACAAAAGGAGTAAATATCCGTGGAAGAAAGTTTTTTAG
- the rsfS gene encoding ribosome silencing factor, with amino-acid sequence MKLKSEEEIFEIAKEIYNVLDEKDAIDIKVLNMKNTPLLVDYFIIATGNSDTHLNALKESVVEKFKEKNHDLLYYDKDKGYEWLIVDGGSIIVHLFTEKAREFYDLEGLWNEAEEIKI; translated from the coding sequence GTGAAGTTAAAATCAGAAGAGGAAATTTTTGAAATAGCTAAAGAGATATATAATGTATTAGATGAAAAAGATGCAATAGATATTAAAGTTCTTAACATGAAAAATACACCACTACTAGTTGATTATTTTATAATAGCTACAGGTAATTCAGATACACATTTAAATGCTTTAAAGGAATCTGTTGTTGAAAAGTTCAAAGAAAAAAATCATGATTTATTATATTATGATAAAGATAAAGGATATGAATGGTTAATCGTTGATGGTGGAAGTATAATTGTTCATTTGTTTACAGAGAAAGCAAGAGAATTTTATGATTTAGAAGGATTATGGAATGAAGCAGAAGAAATTAAAATATAA